A single genomic interval of Fibrobacter sp. harbors:
- a CDS encoding T9SS type A sorting domain-containing protein produces ENGVMVYKLKGADKYSKTLPTATKAGDYTVYFMVRGNDNYNDLKAQTLTVSIEASSSSSVEIASSSSKEQGDGFAFVAASGLKVQFVRNELTVTATTASGVKVYVFDLQGNLKKRYHGQSAGTHSVSLGQLNQGLYLVRVVSSGNVQTLRAQVK; encoded by the coding sequence TGAAAACGGCGTAATGGTTTATAAGTTAAAGGGCGCTGACAAGTATTCTAAGACCTTGCCGACCGCAACGAAGGCGGGTGATTATACCGTTTACTTTATGGTAAGGGGTAATGACAATTACAACGACCTTAAGGCTCAGACGCTCACTGTTTCTATTGAAGCTTCTTCAAGTTCGAGTGTAGAGATTGCTTCGAGTTCTAGTAAAGAACAGGGAGATGGCTTTGCTTTTGTTGCTGCAAGCGGTTTGAAGGTACAGTTTGTCCGTAACGAACTGACAGTAACTGCAACCACGGCGTCAGGAGTCAAGGTGTATGTCTTTGACTTGCAGGGCAACCTCAAGAAGCGGTATCACGGGCAATCCGCCGGAACCCATAGCGTGTCGCTGGGTCAGTTGAATCAAGGCTTATACCTGGTGCGTGTGGTTTCGAGCGGTAATGTACAGACGCTTCGTGCCCAGGTGAAATAG